Proteins found in one Salminus brasiliensis chromosome 13, fSalBra1.hap2, whole genome shotgun sequence genomic segment:
- the tspan18b gene encoding tetraspanin-18B — translation MLVDPTDFREIVAANPLLFTGVYIILAMGGMLFLLGFLGCCGALRENKCLLLFFFIFILMIFLAELATAILAFIFREQLTKESFTKELRKHYQGYNSSDVLTTTWNAIMRTFDCCGVNSPEDFEESLFRVLHTSEVVPEACCRKNSHLGDVSLSNKDECLSGNMLYRNNKGCYSSVVDYFEMYIYVAGALAIVVLTIELFAMIFAMCLFKGIQ, via the exons ATGCTGGTGGACCCCACAGACTTCAGAGAGATAGTGGCAGCCAACCCCCTCCTCTTCACTGGAGTCTACATCATACTGGCTATGGGGGGCATGCTCTTCCTGCTGGGGTTCCTGGGCTGCTGTGGAGCCCTGAGGGAGAACAAGTGTCTTCTCCTCTTT ttcttTATCTTCATCCTCATGATATTCCTAGCTGAGTTGGCTACTGCTATTCTGGCCTTCATTTTTCGGGAGCAG CTGACCAAAGAGTCCTTCACAAAGGAACTGAGGAAGCACTACCAAGGCTATAACAGCTCTGATGTCTTGACCACTACATGGAATGCCATTATGAGAACA TTTGATTGCTGTGGTGTGAATAGTCCTGAGGACTTTGAGGAGAGCCTCTTTCGAGTCCTCCACACAAGCGAGGTAGTGCCAGAGGCTTGCTGCCGTAAGAATAGTCACCTAGGAGACGTGAGCCTCAGCAACAAGGACGAGTGCCTCTCCGGCAACATGCTGTACCGCAACAACAAG GGGTGTTACTCATCAGTCGTGGACTACTTTGAGATGTACATTTACGTGGCTGGTGCCCTGGCTATCGTTGTACTTACAATTGAG CTCTTTGCGATGATCTTTGCGATGTGTTTATTTAAGGGAATCCAGTAA